From a region of the Streptomyces tirandamycinicus genome:
- a CDS encoding M23 family metallopeptidase: MASNKPALQEPPTTQWAPSDQWAPAPAAEEWNPTEESVRPVRGRHRVVKQRNALARSSTVLGVGVIAAVGAGGMATAQDKPAVSISLPDVIADKLPDPESLPGVGSLMADDPADETVADGPLTTADAAGQGGDAGEALRARILQQAEQQQAEAEAEARAAAEQAAVEQAAAEAKRQKTEAAKAAEAAAEAERKAAEEAARKAEAERLAKLAASYSLPTSSYTLTSTFGQAGSLWSSGYHTGLDFAAPTGTPVKAVHGGTIKSAGWSGSYGYHIVLELADGTEVWYSHLSSMTVSAGQKVSTSETIGRVGATGNVTGPHLHLEVHTPGGDGIDPAAWLRGKGLSV; this comes from the coding sequence GTGGCGTCCAACAAGCCTGCCCTCCAGGAGCCCCCCACGACCCAGTGGGCACCCAGCGACCAGTGGGCTCCCGCCCCCGCGGCGGAGGAGTGGAACCCGACCGAGGAATCGGTCCGTCCCGTTCGTGGCAGGCACCGCGTCGTCAAGCAGCGCAACGCGCTCGCGCGGAGCTCCACCGTCCTCGGCGTCGGCGTCATCGCCGCGGTCGGCGCGGGCGGCATGGCCACCGCCCAGGACAAGCCCGCGGTCTCCATCTCCCTTCCCGATGTCATCGCGGACAAACTCCCGGACCCCGAATCGCTGCCCGGTGTGGGCTCGTTGATGGCGGACGACCCCGCCGACGAGACCGTCGCCGACGGGCCGCTCACCACGGCCGACGCCGCGGGCCAGGGAGGTGACGCGGGCGAGGCCCTGCGTGCCCGGATCCTCCAGCAGGCCGAGCAGCAGCAGGCCGAGGCGGAGGCCGAGGCCCGGGCGGCCGCCGAGCAGGCCGCGGTCGAGCAGGCCGCCGCCGAGGCGAAGCGGCAGAAGACCGAGGCCGCGAAGGCGGCCGAAGCGGCCGCCGAGGCCGAGCGCAAGGCCGCGGAGGAGGCCGCGCGCAAGGCGGAGGCCGAGCGTCTCGCCAAGCTCGCGGCGAGCTACTCCCTGCCGACCTCGTCGTACACGCTCACCTCCACCTTCGGACAGGCCGGGTCGCTGTGGTCCTCCGGCTACCACACGGGTCTCGACTTCGCCGCGCCGACGGGCACCCCGGTCAAGGCCGTACACGGCGGCACGATCAAGTCGGCCGGCTGGTCCGGCTCGTACGGCTACCACATCGTGCTGGAGCTCGCGGACGGTACCGAGGTCTGGTACAGCCATCTGTCGTCGATGACCGTGAGCGCGGGGCAGAAGGTCTCCACCTCCGAGACCATCGGACGGGTCGGCGCCACGGGCAATGTCACCGGCCCGCACCTGCACCTCGAGGTGCACACCCCCGGTGGCGACGGCATCGACCCCGCCGCATGGCTGCGCGGCAAGGGCCTTTCCGTCTGA
- a CDS encoding PP2C family protein-serine/threonine phosphatase, which translates to MRHRERGRDGRQNGGRRFLAVLPWLMIVGGVVYDLGTPDTFTAAPLFTAAPLIAAPFFSMRYTLATGAAACAAVAGMHVYSDRILRIPAITELLTVFTVSVLALFINRIVRRSGERLASARVVAEAAQRAVLPTPDERIDGLQVAARYEAAERDALIGGDLYAVQETPHGVRLIVGDVRGKGLDAVGTVALVLGAFREAAEQEVSLAGVAQRLERALAREGARDAGLESFEGFTTAVLAEIPRGGERVRVVNRGHPAPLLLAADGALLVLDPPVRALPLGMDLGTEPDLVSETSYPPGGTLLLYTDGLSEARDAHDVMYDPRRRLGGRAFSGPEELLDVVVADVRRHTGGAATDDMALLAVTRRVEQQSPRRRATPAHP; encoded by the coding sequence GTGCGGCACCGAGAACGCGGCAGGGACGGGCGGCAGAACGGTGGCCGCCGCTTTCTCGCCGTACTCCCGTGGCTGATGATCGTGGGCGGGGTCGTCTACGACCTCGGAACGCCCGACACCTTCACCGCGGCGCCGCTCTTCACGGCGGCACCGCTGATCGCCGCCCCCTTCTTCTCGATGCGCTACACGCTCGCCACCGGCGCCGCCGCCTGCGCGGCGGTGGCGGGTATGCACGTCTACAGCGACAGGATCCTGAGGATCCCGGCCATCACGGAACTGCTGACCGTGTTCACGGTCTCCGTACTGGCCCTCTTCATCAACCGGATCGTGCGGCGCAGCGGCGAGCGCCTTGCGTCGGCCCGGGTCGTCGCGGAGGCGGCGCAGCGGGCGGTGCTGCCCACGCCCGACGAGCGGATCGACGGTCTGCAGGTCGCCGCCCGGTACGAGGCGGCCGAGCGGGACGCGCTCATCGGCGGGGACCTGTACGCCGTGCAGGAGACTCCGCACGGGGTGCGGCTGATCGTGGGCGACGTGCGGGGGAAGGGCCTGGACGCGGTCGGCACGGTGGCCCTGGTGCTGGGCGCCTTCCGAGAGGCCGCCGAGCAGGAGGTCTCGCTGGCGGGGGTGGCGCAGCGGCTGGAGCGGGCCCTGGCACGGGAGGGCGCGCGGGATGCCGGGCTCGAGAGCTTCGAGGGCTTCACTACCGCCGTGCTCGCCGAGATCCCACGCGGCGGGGAACGGGTCCGGGTCGTCAACCGGGGGCATCCGGCGCCCCTGCTGCTCGCGGCGGACGGCGCGCTGCTCGTGCTGGATCCGCCCGTGCGGGCGCTGCCGCTGGGAATGGACCTCGGGACCGAGCCGGACCTGGTGTCCGAGACCTCCTATCCGCCCGGTGGCACGCTCCTGCTCTACACCGACGGCCTGTCGGAGGCGCGGGACGCACACGACGTGATGTACGACCCGCGCCGGCGGCTGGGTGGCCGTGCCTTCTCCGGCCCGGAGGAGCTGCTGGACGTGGTGGTCGCCGATGTGCGCCGGCACACGGGCGGTGCGGCGACGGACGACATGGCGCTGCTCGCGGTCACCCGGCGGGTGGAGCAGCAGTCGCCGCGGCGCAGGGCGACGCCGGCTCACCCGTGA
- a CDS encoding MerR family transcriptional regulator: protein MEWSIQEIARKAGTTSRALRHYGELGLLPPSRIGGNGYRYYDQDALVRLQRILLLRELGLGLPAIAQVLDGQRDTATALRTHLRLLEQERERIGRQIASVRTTLDRTEKGEELMAEEVFDGFDHTRYEEEVTERWGRAAYEKGDRWWRSLSEREKRDFQDRQVAIARDFGQALRDGLAPDGEEAQAIARRHCEWLSGTVTPTRSYVIGLGEMYVADPRFTATYDRHGEGTAAFVRDALKVYAERHLGEDR, encoded by the coding sequence ATGGAGTGGTCCATCCAGGAAATCGCCAGGAAGGCCGGCACGACGAGCCGCGCGCTTCGCCACTACGGGGAGCTCGGGCTTCTCCCGCCGAGCCGGATCGGCGGCAACGGCTACCGCTACTACGACCAGGACGCCCTGGTCCGGCTGCAGCGCATCCTGCTGCTGCGGGAGCTGGGCCTCGGCCTGCCCGCCATCGCGCAGGTCCTGGACGGCCAGCGGGACACGGCCACCGCGCTGCGTACCCACCTTCGGCTGCTTGAGCAGGAGCGGGAGCGCATCGGGCGGCAGATCGCCTCGGTGCGGACCACTCTCGACCGGACCGAGAAGGGAGAGGAACTGATGGCGGAAGAGGTCTTCGACGGCTTCGACCACACCCGGTACGAGGAGGAGGTTACCGAGCGCTGGGGCCGTGCGGCGTACGAGAAGGGCGACCGCTGGTGGCGCTCGCTGAGCGAGCGGGAGAAGCGCGACTTCCAGGACCGCCAGGTCGCGATCGCCCGCGACTTCGGGCAGGCTCTGAGGGACGGGCTGGCGCCGGACGGCGAGGAGGCCCAGGCCATCGCTCGGCGGCACTGCGAGTGGCTGTCCGGAACGGTCACCCCCACCAGGTCGTATGTGATCGGTCTGGGTGAGATGTACGTCGCCGATCCGCGCTTCACGGCCACCTACGACCGGCACGGCGAGGGCACGGCGGCCTTCGTCCGGGACGCGCTGAAGGTCTACGCGGAGCGCCATCTCGGCGAGGACCGGTAG
- a CDS encoding DUF5988 family protein, whose protein sequence is MASKARLEGGPDDLRGRVVPITPPGQELKIPHRGGYEHFKATTRHEDSPEGRLTVYEWWERTEVAE, encoded by the coding sequence ATGGCTAGCAAGGCACGCCTCGAGGGCGGGCCGGACGACCTGCGGGGCCGGGTCGTGCCGATCACCCCTCCGGGGCAGGAGCTGAAGATTCCGCACCGTGGCGGCTACGAGCACTTCAAGGCCACGACCCGCCACGAGGACTCTCCCGAGGGACGGCTGACCGTCTACGAGTGGTGGGAGCGCACCGAGGTAGCGGAGTAG